In Paramormyrops kingsleyae isolate MSU_618 chromosome 5, PKINGS_0.4, whole genome shotgun sequence, one DNA window encodes the following:
- the psmc5 gene encoding 26S proteasome regulatory subunit 8 isoform X1: protein MALDGLDHMETEDIKGGSGLRQYYLSKIEELQLTVNDKSQNLRRLQAQRNELNAKVRLLREELQLLQEQGSYVGEVVRAMDKKKVLVKVHPEGKFVVDVDKNIDINDVTPNCRVALRNDSYTLHKILPNKVDPLVSLMMVEKVPDSTYEMIGGLDKQIKEIKEVIELPVKHPELFEALGIAQPKGVLLYGPPGTGKTLLARAVAHHTDCTFIRVSGSELVQKFIGEGARMVRELFVMAREHAPSIIFMDEIDSIGSSRLEGGSGGDSEVQRTMLELLNQLDGFEATKNIKVIMATNRIDILDSALLRPGRIDRKIEFPPPNEEARLDILKIHSRKMNLTRGINLRKIAELMPGASGAEVKGVCTEAGMYALRERRVHVTQEDFEMAVAKVMQKDSEKNMSIKKLWK from the exons ATGGCGCTGGACGGGCTGGATCAT ATGGAGACCGAAGATATCAAAGGGGGCTCTGGTCTTAGGCAGTATTATCTGTCCAAAATAGAGGAGCTTCAG CTGACGGTGAATGATAAGAGCCAGAATCTTCGGCGTCTGCAGGCACAGAGGAATGAGCTCAACGCCAAAG TGCGTCTCCTGCGTGAggagctgcagctgctgcaggagcagGGTTCCTATGTAGGGGAGGTGGTGAGGGCCATGGACAAGAAGAAGGTGCTGGTTAAG GTGCATCCGGAGGGGAAGTTTGTTGTGGATGTGGATAAGAACATTGACATAAATGAT GTCACTCCAAACTGCCGTGTGGCCCTTCGCAATGACAGTTACACCCTACACAAGATCCTTCCTAACAAAGTGGATCCCCTGGTATCTCTGATGATGGTGGAGAAAGTACCAGACTCCACCTATGAGATGATTGGAGGCCTGGACAAGCAGATCAAGGAGATCAAGGAGGTGATCGAGCTGCCAGTCAAGCACCCAGAGCTCTTTGAGGCCCTTGGAATTGCACAACCCAAG GGAGTGCTTCTCTATGGCCCTCCAGGGACTGGGAAGACCCTGCTGGCTCGGGCAGTAGCCCATCACACTGACTGCACCTTCATCAGGGTGTCTGGCTCAGAGCTGGTGCAGAAGTTCATTGGAGAGG GGGCCCGGATGGTGCGGGAGCTCTTTGTCATGGCCCGGGAGCACGCACCCTCCATAATCTTCATGGACGAGATCGATTCCATTGGCTCCTCACGCCTTGAGGGAGGCTCTGGTGGAGACAGCGAGGTGCAGAGGACTATGCTGGAGCTACTCAACCAGCTGGACGGCTTTGAGGCCACCAAGAACATCAAG GTCATCATGGCCACCAACCGCATCGACATCCTGGACTCTGCCCTTCTCAGACCTGGTCGCATCGACAGGAAGATAGAATTCCCTCCCCCCAATGAAGAG GCTCGTTTGGACATCCTGAAGATCCATTCCCGCAAGATGAATCTGACCCGTGGAATCAATCTGCGTAAGATCGCTGAGCTGATGCCTGGAGCCTCTGGAGCGGAGGTCAAG GGTGTCTGTACGGAGGCTGGCATGTACGCTCTGAGAGAGAGGAGAGTGCATGTCACCCAGGAGGATTTCGAGATGGCCGTTGCAAAG GTGATGCAGAAGGACAGTGAGAAGAACATGTCTATTAAGAAGCTCTGGAAGTAA
- the psmc5 gene encoding 26S proteasome regulatory subunit 8 isoform X2: MFLRMETEDIKGGSGLRQYYLSKIEELQLTVNDKSQNLRRLQAQRNELNAKVRLLREELQLLQEQGSYVGEVVRAMDKKKVLVKVHPEGKFVVDVDKNIDINDVTPNCRVALRNDSYTLHKILPNKVDPLVSLMMVEKVPDSTYEMIGGLDKQIKEIKEVIELPVKHPELFEALGIAQPKGVLLYGPPGTGKTLLARAVAHHTDCTFIRVSGSELVQKFIGEGARMVRELFVMAREHAPSIIFMDEIDSIGSSRLEGGSGGDSEVQRTMLELLNQLDGFEATKNIKVIMATNRIDILDSALLRPGRIDRKIEFPPPNEEARLDILKIHSRKMNLTRGINLRKIAELMPGASGAEVKGVCTEAGMYALRERRVHVTQEDFEMAVAKVMQKDSEKNMSIKKLWK, encoded by the exons ATGTTCCTGCGG ATGGAGACCGAAGATATCAAAGGGGGCTCTGGTCTTAGGCAGTATTATCTGTCCAAAATAGAGGAGCTTCAG CTGACGGTGAATGATAAGAGCCAGAATCTTCGGCGTCTGCAGGCACAGAGGAATGAGCTCAACGCCAAAG TGCGTCTCCTGCGTGAggagctgcagctgctgcaggagcagGGTTCCTATGTAGGGGAGGTGGTGAGGGCCATGGACAAGAAGAAGGTGCTGGTTAAG GTGCATCCGGAGGGGAAGTTTGTTGTGGATGTGGATAAGAACATTGACATAAATGAT GTCACTCCAAACTGCCGTGTGGCCCTTCGCAATGACAGTTACACCCTACACAAGATCCTTCCTAACAAAGTGGATCCCCTGGTATCTCTGATGATGGTGGAGAAAGTACCAGACTCCACCTATGAGATGATTGGAGGCCTGGACAAGCAGATCAAGGAGATCAAGGAGGTGATCGAGCTGCCAGTCAAGCACCCAGAGCTCTTTGAGGCCCTTGGAATTGCACAACCCAAG GGAGTGCTTCTCTATGGCCCTCCAGGGACTGGGAAGACCCTGCTGGCTCGGGCAGTAGCCCATCACACTGACTGCACCTTCATCAGGGTGTCTGGCTCAGAGCTGGTGCAGAAGTTCATTGGAGAGG GGGCCCGGATGGTGCGGGAGCTCTTTGTCATGGCCCGGGAGCACGCACCCTCCATAATCTTCATGGACGAGATCGATTCCATTGGCTCCTCACGCCTTGAGGGAGGCTCTGGTGGAGACAGCGAGGTGCAGAGGACTATGCTGGAGCTACTCAACCAGCTGGACGGCTTTGAGGCCACCAAGAACATCAAG GTCATCATGGCCACCAACCGCATCGACATCCTGGACTCTGCCCTTCTCAGACCTGGTCGCATCGACAGGAAGATAGAATTCCCTCCCCCCAATGAAGAG GCTCGTTTGGACATCCTGAAGATCCATTCCCGCAAGATGAATCTGACCCGTGGAATCAATCTGCGTAAGATCGCTGAGCTGATGCCTGGAGCCTCTGGAGCGGAGGTCAAG GGTGTCTGTACGGAGGCTGGCATGTACGCTCTGAGAGAGAGGAGAGTGCATGTCACCCAGGAGGATTTCGAGATGGCCGTTGCAAAG GTGATGCAGAAGGACAGTGAGAAGAACATGTCTATTAAGAAGCTCTGGAAGTAA
- the LOC111834428 gene encoding MAGUK p55 subfamily member 3-like: MIDAMPVLSAGAGLHETLALLTAQLCPDAKHTEDMVFLRDVFSEKSLAYLMKIHEKLRQYEHLSPTPVLHSASSLAEDVAEELQSGPMSNDEKELLQLLTAPHLKAVLTVHDTVAQKSFDPVLPPLPDDLDDGLEEESVKIVRLVKNKEPLGATIRRDEATGAIVVARIMRGGAADRSGLVHVGDELREVNGILVIHKRPDEISQILSQSQGSISLKIIPAIKEEDRLKESKVYMRALFDYVPSEDKATPCQEAGLPFQRGDILHVVSQDDATWWQAKRVGDSNLRAGLIPSRQFQERRLAYRMKTGTLQNPKASKPPVYDQACDKEDCDCEGYFNGQYIAGLRRSFRLSRKDRHGESRPPESAEPEFLTYEEVMRDQRRHGDRPRLVVLIGSLGARINELKQKVVAENPQRYGVAVPHTTRPKKSHEKEGVEYHFVSKQAFEADVQSNKFIEHGEYKENLYGTSMEAIRSVLARNKLCLVDVQPEALKILRMPEFRPYVIFVRPRIPEGQRRRSAATSPGQGEPGRVTDDLQEMRQSAQLIDQQYGHLVDRILVKEDSASACAELRIILERLEREPQWVPVSWVKT, encoded by the exons ATGATCGATGCCATGCCGGTGCTTTCTGCAGGTGCAG GACTCCATGAGACGCTGGCCCTGCTGACTGCCCAGCTCTGCCCAGATGCCAAGCACACGGAGGACATGGTCTTCCTGAGGGATGTCTTCAGTGAGAAGAGCCTCGCTTACCTCATGAAG ATACATGAGAAGCTGCGACAGTATGAGCACCTCAGTCCCACTCCTGTTCTccacagtgcctcctctctgGCAGAAGAT GTAGCCGAGGAGTTGCAGAGCGGGCCAATGAGCAACGACGAGAAGGagcttctgcagctgctgaCAGCTCCACACCTTAAG GCTGTCCTCACAGTGCACGACACAGTTGCCCAGAAGAGCTTCGACCCTGTGCTGCCGCCACTGCCCGACGACCTGGATGATGGGCTGGAGGAGGAGTCAGTAAAGATTGTGCGCCTGGTTAAGAACAAGGAGCCGCTG GGGGCAACCATCCGTCGAGATGAGGCCACTGGTGCGATCGTAGTGGCCCGAATTATGAGGGGTGGGGCTGCAGACCGTAGTG GCCTCGTGCATGTAGGAGATGAGCTGCGAGAAGTAAATGGCATTCTCGTCATCCACAAGAGACCCGATGAAATCAGTCAAATTCTG TCACAGTCTCAAGGCTCTATCTCTCTCAAAATAATTCCAGCGATAAAGGAGGAGGACAGGCTGAAGGAGAGCAAG GTATACATGAGGGCCCTGTTTGACTATGTGCCCTCTGAGGACAAGGCCACGCCCTGTCAGGAGGCGGGACTTCCTTTCCAGCGTGGCGACATTCTGCATGTGGTGAGCCAGGATGATGCCACGTGGTGGCAGGCCAAGCGGGTGGGTGACAGCAATCTGCGTGCAGGCCTTATCCCCTCCAGACAGTTCCAGGAGAG GCGATTGGCTTACAGGATGAAAACCGGGACCCTACAGAATCCCAAAGCATCCAAACCACCAGTTT ACGACCAAGCTTGTGACAAAG AGGACTGTGACTGTGAGGGCTATTTCAATGGACAGTACATAG CTGGCCTTAGGAGAAGCTTCCGTCTGAGCCGCAAGGACCGCCATGGAGAATCCCGCCCCCCAGAGTCTGCCGAGCCGGAGTTCCTGACCTATGAAGAGGTGATGCGGGACCAGCGGCGTCATGGTGACAGGCCCCGTCTGGTGGTGCTCATTG GTTCCCTGGGCGCACGGATCAATGAGCTGAAGCAGAAGGTGGTTGCGGAGAACCCCCAGCGCTATGGAGTGGCCGTGCCGC ACACAACCAGGCCTAAGAAAAGCCATGAGAAGGAAGGGGTGGAGTATCACTTTGTCTCTAAACAGGCCTTCGAGGCAGACGTACAGAGCAATAA ATTTATTGAGCATGGCGAATACAAGGAAAACCTATATGGCACAAGTATGGAGGCGATTCGCAGTGTACTGGCCAGGAATAAGCTCTGTTTGGTGGATGTACAGCCAGAG GCTTTGAAGATTCTGCGCATGCCAGAGTTTAGGCCCTATGTGATTTTCGTGAGGCCCCGGATCCCAGAGGGCCAGCGTCGCCGCAGTGCTGCCACATCGCCGGGGCAAGGAGAGCCTGGCCGTGTCACG GATGACCTTCAGGAGATGCGTCAGTCAGCACAGCTGATCGACCAGCAGTATGGCCACCTGGTGGACCGGATCCTGGTCAAGGAAGACTCAGCCAGTGCCTGCGCAGAGTTACGGATTATTCTGGAGCGGCTGGAGCGTGAGCCGCAGTGGGTGCCTGTAAGCTGGGTGAAGACCTAG